In Silvanigrella paludirubra, the following are encoded in one genomic region:
- the rfbD gene encoding dTDP-4-dehydrorhamnose reductase, whose product MNIFLFGKSGQIGNDIFKIFSENGDNVIFYSSKKLDISNIDHINEYKNIFKGVDFIINCAAYTAVDKAEDEKDQALQTNHIGVKNLCMLCKELDLPLIHLSTDYVFSGEKEVYSEIDETLPLSVYGISKELAEKEIIFNLKKYFILRVSWVFGKYGNNFVKTILKLSKEKESLNIVADQKGCPTSAKSIAQVIYNITKSNINEKQYGIYHYSNSEIVTWYDFAKKIVDIGNKYMSLKIRNISPISTSEYPCKATRPKNSVLSCKKINDIFQIEQDSWEPYLEEVISNYSIQIIDEK is encoded by the coding sequence ATGAATATATTTTTATTTGGTAAAAGCGGACAAATTGGGAATGATATCTTTAAAATATTTTCTGAAAATGGTGATAATGTTATATTTTACTCTTCAAAAAAATTAGATATATCAAATATAGATCATATTAATGAATACAAAAATATTTTTAAAGGAGTCGATTTCATTATTAATTGTGCTGCATATACAGCTGTAGATAAAGCTGAAGACGAAAAAGATCAAGCCCTACAAACAAATCATATAGGCGTAAAGAATCTATGCATGTTGTGTAAAGAACTCGATTTACCTCTTATTCATTTATCGACAGATTATGTATTCTCTGGTGAAAAAGAAGTATATTCTGAAATAGATGAAACACTCCCATTATCTGTTTATGGAATTAGCAAGGAATTAGCAGAAAAAGAGATTATTTTTAATTTAAAAAAATATTTTATTTTAAGAGTAAGTTGGGTTTTTGGTAAATATGGAAATAATTTTGTTAAAACAATATTAAAACTATCAAAAGAAAAAGAAAGTTTAAACATTGTTGCTGATCAAAAAGGCTGCCCAACATCCGCTAAAAGCATAGCCCAAGTTATTTATAACATTACTAAGTCAAATATAAATGAAAAACAATATGGGATATACCACTATTCAAATTCTGAAATTGTTACTTGGTATGATTTTGCAAAAAAAATAGTTGACATAGGCAATAAATATATGAGCCTGAAAATCAGGAATATATCTCCAATTAGTACATCTGAATATCCATGTAAAGCTACAAGACCCAAAAATTCTGTTCTTTCTTGTAAAAAAATTAATGATATTTTTCAAATTGAACAAGATTCATGGGAGCCCTATTTAGAAGAAGTAATTTCAAACTATTCAATTCAAATAATTGATGAAAAATAA
- a CDS encoding glycosyltransferase family 4 protein, with amino-acid sequence MSGIYTILIFLTAFALSLVIAPILIRFAKAKRLYDLPDGAHSNDTLLVEEFSNNNKIKQTPRRVHTTPIPRLGGIAIVSAFFISLAIWKLPSNMAAIYICSFLMFIIGLIDDLKTLSAKFRLFIQLSASIFVVLLSNLEINSIAITSVNSIHLPYMIGFLLSVFIIIGAINSINMIDGLDGLAGGVVLIGISLLSYIHFLSTHNINLLIIFSIPIIGAILGFLKYNTHPSSIFMGDSGSNWLGFMIGIFIILIINNSIVIEKSNQWLLINNGSSNIIPILSIILCLSIPIFDTAHVIITRLLEGKNPMKPDKRHFHHSLMKIGFSHPQSVVAVYFLMLFFGILGILPIAYPQYPLNWTPVVGIILLTTCIVFSLKLNEGFITNLAGYKIFLTSQKTAGPKISFILKYWEHLNRYTIYCILLAAPLLSGIAPKIVGLSAAAMCIVMICTLFLKKSYSFFESFLIAISSTILLTANNSNIIWIEILGKKYNLQEAYNLLFIWLIISTLGFFIVTFKRKYLVIAPTDFLLAILPLILLLLPTDIQNEYKLNIIALRSLVLFAALRTLSKRHEMFFYKIHFICIIALAWIALTTLAGLRLVY; translated from the coding sequence TTGAGCGGAATCTATACTATACTTATATTTCTTACCGCATTTGCTCTTTCTCTAGTGATTGCTCCAATTTTAATCCGTTTTGCAAAAGCAAAACGCTTGTATGATCTACCGGATGGAGCGCACTCCAATGACACACTATTAGTAGAAGAATTTTCTAATAATAATAAAATAAAACAAACACCAAGAAGGGTTCATACAACTCCAATTCCTCGCCTCGGTGGAATTGCAATTGTTTCAGCTTTCTTTATTAGCCTTGCCATTTGGAAACTACCTTCGAATATGGCTGCTATTTATATTTGCTCTTTTTTAATGTTTATTATTGGTCTTATTGATGATTTAAAAACACTTTCAGCAAAATTTAGATTATTTATTCAATTATCTGCTTCTATTTTTGTAGTTTTATTATCAAATTTAGAAATTAATAGCATTGCCATTACTTCTGTAAATTCTATTCATTTACCCTACATGATTGGATTTTTACTTTCTGTTTTTATTATAATTGGTGCTATTAATTCAATTAATATGATTGATGGATTAGATGGATTAGCTGGTGGCGTAGTATTAATTGGCATATCTTTATTAAGTTATATACACTTTTTAAGCACGCATAATATTAATTTATTAATTATATTCAGTATTCCAATCATTGGAGCTATATTAGGATTTTTAAAATATAACACTCATCCTTCAAGTATTTTTATGGGCGATTCGGGTAGCAATTGGCTTGGATTTATGATTGGTATTTTTATTATTTTAATCATAAATAATTCTATTGTAATTGAAAAATCAAATCAATGGTTATTAATTAATAACGGAAGCTCAAATATTATTCCTATTTTAAGCATCATACTATGTCTTTCCATTCCTATATTTGATACAGCTCATGTTATTATAACTCGTCTTTTAGAGGGTAAAAACCCAATGAAACCAGATAAAAGACATTTTCATCATTCATTAATGAAAATAGGCTTTAGTCATCCTCAAAGCGTTGTTGCTGTTTACTTTCTAATGCTATTTTTTGGAATTCTAGGAATTTTACCGATTGCTTATCCTCAATATCCATTAAATTGGACACCAGTGGTAGGAATTATTTTATTAACAACTTGTATAGTTTTCTCTTTGAAGTTAAATGAAGGTTTTATTACAAATTTAGCTGGATATAAAATTTTTCTTACTTCTCAAAAAACGGCAGGACCTAAAATTTCTTTTATATTAAAATACTGGGAACATCTTAATAGATATACCATATATTGCATTTTATTAGCGGCGCCTTTACTCTCTGGAATAGCCCCAAAAATTGTAGGGCTTTCCGCAGCTGCAATGTGCATTGTGATGATATGCACTCTATTTTTGAAAAAATCTTATAGCTTTTTTGAATCTTTTTTAATAGCAATATCATCAACAATATTATTAACTGCAAATAATTCTAATATTATTTGGATAGAAATTTTAGGAAAAAAGTATAATCTTCAAGAGGCATATAATTTATTATTTATTTGGCTAATTATAAGTACACTAGGATTTTTCATTGTAACATTTAAAAGAAAATATCTTGTTATAGCACCAACTGATTTTCTATTGGCAATTTTACCTTTAATTTTACTTTTATTACCTACAGATATTCAAAATGAATACAAATTAAATATTATTGCCCTTAGAAGTTTGGTATTATTTGCAGCACTTAGAACATTATCTAAAAGACATGAGATGTTTTTTTACAAAATTCATTTTATATGTATAATTGCTTTAGCTTGGATTGCATTAACAACATTAGCTGGATTGAGGTTGGTATATTAA
- the asnB gene encoding asparagine synthase (glutamine-hydrolyzing), with translation MCGIFGIFKRDSKVFKFDSSHLYKSLLHRGPDGQGYLYYNKGRNIKLVNELLDFNSSEVFLAHFRLSILDLSDSGRQPMPCNDKRFYITFNGEIYNYIEIREELKVLGYEFQSNSDTEVLLNAYKEWGKDCLLKLNGMFAFCIFDSQERKLLLARDYFGIKPLFFYFDKDSFVFASEIKAILSVLESKPSINHQVVQTYLQYGKVENTKNTFFNNIYKIDPSSYLEIEMDKYNENSVQFIKYWNLEIKPEIKISRKDAEEELRSIFVENIKLHLRSDVPVGSCLSGGIDSSAIVSVMRYLEPKLEIHTFSFVPNNEKLSEAKWIDIVNKKVKAIPHLISPDQNDLIIDFDKIIIAQDEPFASSSIFAQYQIMKLAKENNIKVLLDGQGSDEIFAGYPYYSVAKVANFVRNGNLISACRLKNRLSLLPSREISWAQVCSWLLPNYFHNNLIPSIKKLMNKNILSKNWFKEEWFLERNNEKLVYPFEQRNRISKNLFREELALTVKTLNVPELLRYEDRNSMAFSVESRVPFLTKNLVEYGLSLPAEYLLDENGTTKSIFRSALNGIVPSEILERKDKIGFQAPEEIWIKSLKNWVLEILNSETANNIPFLNINIIRQYADNFIENRIHFDSAIWRVLVFIRWSELYSIQYEKN, from the coding sequence ATGTGTGGTATTTTTGGTATATTTAAACGCGATTCAAAAGTTTTTAAGTTTGACTCTTCTCATTTATATAAATCTCTACTCCATCGAGGTCCTGATGGACAAGGATATCTATATTATAATAAAGGAAGAAATATTAAGCTTGTAAATGAATTACTTGACTTTAATAGCTCGGAAGTTTTTTTAGCACACTTTAGATTATCTATATTAGATTTATCTGACTCAGGCAGGCAGCCAATGCCCTGCAATGATAAAAGATTTTATATTACTTTTAATGGTGAAATATATAATTATATTGAAATTAGGGAAGAATTAAAAGTTCTTGGTTATGAATTTCAATCAAACTCAGATACAGAAGTATTATTAAATGCTTATAAAGAATGGGGAAAAGACTGTCTTTTAAAACTAAATGGAATGTTTGCTTTTTGTATCTTTGATTCTCAAGAAAGAAAATTATTATTAGCTAGGGACTATTTTGGAATAAAACCTCTATTTTTTTATTTTGATAAAGATTCTTTTGTTTTTGCTTCGGAAATCAAGGCTATTTTATCTGTTTTAGAGTCAAAGCCTTCTATTAATCATCAGGTTGTTCAAACTTACTTACAATATGGTAAGGTAGAAAATACAAAAAATACTTTTTTTAATAATATTTATAAAATAGATCCCTCAAGTTATCTTGAAATTGAAATGGATAAATATAACGAAAATAGCGTTCAATTTATTAAATACTGGAATTTAGAAATTAAACCAGAAATTAAAATATCAAGAAAAGATGCTGAAGAAGAGTTGAGATCAATTTTTGTAGAAAATATAAAACTACATTTAAGAAGTGATGTTCCTGTAGGTTCATGTCTTTCTGGTGGGATTGATTCATCAGCAATTGTTTCAGTAATGCGATATTTAGAACCAAAACTTGAAATTCATACTTTTAGCTTTGTTCCAAATAACGAGAAATTATCTGAAGCAAAATGGATTGATATAGTTAATAAAAAGGTAAAAGCTATTCCTCATTTGATATCTCCAGATCAAAATGATTTAATCATTGATTTTGATAAAATTATAATTGCTCAGGATGAACCCTTTGCAAGTTCTTCCATATTTGCTCAATATCAAATTATGAAGTTAGCAAAAGAAAATAATATTAAAGTGTTATTAGATGGACAGGGAAGTGATGAAATATTTGCAGGATATCCATATTATTCAGTTGCTAAAGTTGCTAATTTTGTTCGTAATGGAAATTTAATATCCGCTTGTAGGTTAAAGAATAGATTATCCTTATTACCTTCAAGAGAAATATCTTGGGCACAAGTGTGTTCATGGTTATTACCTAATTATTTCCACAATAATTTAATTCCTAGCATTAAAAAATTAATGAATAAAAATATTTTAAGCAAAAATTGGTTTAAAGAGGAATGGTTTTTAGAAAGAAATAATGAGAAATTAGTATATCCTTTTGAACAAAGAAATAGAATAAGCAAAAATTTGTTTAGAGAAGAACTCGCTTTGACAGTTAAAACTTTAAATGTTCCAGAATTATTAAGATATGAGGATAGAAATTCAATGGCTTTTTCTGTTGAAAGTAGAGTTCCTTTTTTGACAAAAAATTTAGTAGAGTATGGTTTGTCTTTACCTGCAGAATATTTATTAGATGAAAATGGTACAACTAAATCGATTTTTCGTTCAGCTCTTAATGGAATAGTTCCAAGTGAAATTCTTGAGAGAAAAGATAAAATTGGTTTTCAAGCTCCAGAAGAGATTTGGATTAAATCTTTAAAAAATTGGGTACTTGAAATTTTAAATAGTGAAACAGCAAATAATATTCCATTTTTAAATATTAATATAATAAGACAATATGCAGATAATTTTATAGAAAATAGAATTCATTTTGACTCTGCTATTTGGCGTGTTTTAGTATTTATTCGTTGGTCAGAGTTGTATTCAATTCAATACGAAAAAAATTAA
- the rfbC gene encoding dTDP-4-dehydrorhamnose 3,5-epimerase codes for MLTKKNFLNEIILISPVVFNDDRGFFYENYHELKYKELGITCTFVQDNISRSKKGTLRGMHYQLNNPQAKLITVLRGAIFDVAIDIRIGSPTFGQWYGTELNDENHNQLFIPEGFAHGFYVLSDFADIHYKCSDFYNNKDEYGIQWNDSKIQINWPLLNEPILSFKDAENISLTDIDNTKLPKYSVIK; via the coding sequence ATGTTAACAAAAAAAAATTTTTTAAATGAAATTATTCTTATTTCGCCAGTTGTTTTTAATGATGATAGAGGTTTTTTTTATGAAAACTATCATGAATTAAAATATAAAGAATTAGGTATCACATGCACTTTTGTACAAGATAATATTTCAAGATCTAAAAAAGGAACTTTAAGAGGAATGCATTATCAATTAAATAACCCTCAAGCAAAACTAATAACTGTTTTAAGAGGAGCTATTTTTGATGTCGCAATTGACATAAGAATTGGTTCTCCAACATTTGGGCAATGGTACGGCACTGAATTAAATGATGAAAATCATAATCAATTATTTATCCCTGAAGGATTTGCACATGGCTTTTATGTTTTAAGCGACTTTGCAGATATTCATTACAAATGCTCAGACTTTTATAATAATAAAGATGAATATGGAATTCAATGGAATGATTCAAAAATTCAAATCAATTGGCCATTATTAAATGAACCAATACTATCATTTAAAGATGCCGAAAATATTTCTTTAACAGATATTGATAATACAAAACTTCCAAAATATTCAGTTATAAAATGA
- a CDS encoding 50S ribosomal protein L11 methyltransferase: MSKQNTKQQILKLKVAKGLRFRIAEDGNSYASISSSSGEFYMAPEVLSIISLLSNKNLNLTLKDIPKHLNNHFKNVSTNLPLEEECEALIDDLVGAGILIKENDSQTKHMQSDGFGDPWAQWTMLADKYRSEAYFNSLKKHINPSSIVLDVGSGTGFLSGISLHLGAKKVIAIEETSAANNIKPIFQKLDLQASNKNFVLHNINSFDVKLNDDISIIVSELFGNDPFQEGVIPTLREIGSRFFNKTITCIPKKVTVFFDIVDIQSNPALHRIQAFQNFKDKKFFKETFLNDFLISAGNTLDLEDISFSLALGKSDFNKATKSTVIGETRLDPPPYFSKDLNKHPFFGKKTIKITKDCQNSIALIWFRVELTDDIFISSLVSENDACAHWSPIAIPLKKSLKENDFIEIQHQLNDEENYIHCNIYHNKEKIGSR, from the coding sequence ATGTCCAAGCAAAATACTAAACAACAAATACTTAAGCTTAAGGTAGCAAAAGGTCTCCGCTTTAGAATTGCAGAGGACGGAAATTCATACGCTTCAATTTCAAGTTCTTCTGGAGAGTTTTACATGGCTCCTGAAGTCTTGTCTATTATAAGTCTGCTATCAAATAAAAATCTTAATTTAACTTTAAAAGACATTCCTAAGCATTTAAATAATCATTTTAAAAATGTATCTACAAATTTGCCTTTGGAAGAAGAGTGCGAAGCATTAATAGACGATCTTGTTGGAGCTGGTATCCTAATAAAAGAGAATGATTCACAAACAAAGCACATGCAATCCGATGGCTTTGGGGATCCTTGGGCTCAATGGACCATGCTTGCCGATAAATATCGATCAGAAGCATATTTTAACTCACTGAAAAAGCATATAAACCCATCCTCTATTGTGTTAGATGTGGGATCGGGTACTGGATTTCTATCAGGAATATCACTTCATTTAGGAGCAAAAAAAGTAATTGCTATTGAAGAAACAAGTGCAGCAAATAATATTAAACCTATATTCCAAAAATTAGATCTGCAGGCATCAAATAAAAACTTTGTTCTACATAATATAAACAGCTTTGATGTAAAATTAAATGACGATATTTCTATTATTGTAAGTGAATTATTTGGCAATGATCCTTTTCAAGAAGGAGTTATTCCTACCCTAAGGGAAATCGGATCTCGTTTCTTTAATAAAACCATAACGTGTATTCCTAAAAAGGTAACAGTATTTTTTGATATCGTAGATATTCAATCCAATCCAGCTCTTCATCGAATTCAAGCATTTCAAAATTTTAAAGATAAAAAATTCTTTAAAGAAACATTTTTAAATGATTTTTTAATTTCTGCTGGTAATACACTTGATCTTGAAGATATTTCTTTTTCATTGGCATTAGGAAAAAGCGATTTCAATAAAGCAACAAAATCTACAGTGATTGGCGAAACAAGATTAGATCCACCTCCTTATTTTTCAAAAGATTTAAATAAACATCCTTTTTTTGGTAAAAAAACGATTAAAATAACTAAAGATTGTCAAAATTCAATAGCTTTAATTTGGTTCAGAGTTGAACTCACGGATGATATTTTTATTTCTTCGTTAGTATCCGAAAATGATGCTTGTGCCCATTGGAGCCCTATAGCAATCCCTTTAAAAAAATCATTAAAAGAAAATGATTTTATAGAAATCCAACATCAATTAAATGATGAAGAAAACTATATCCATTGTAATATTTACCATAATAAAGAAAAAATAGGTTCCAGATGA
- a CDS encoding FkbM family methyltransferase yields the protein MKLLGRIKKSIKHIIFDIFNNLFKKASSFKVALHERMFLIYEISLGDNLNLKLYCPNMICMWRANTFYSKEPETLNWISSIKKGEIFYDVGANIGLYSLYAAKMGVKVFSFEPVASNYWLLNKNTFLNSIKSENMKCYNLALSSEDTFGFIDLSSNEEGSAMHSIDLNVSNNSFRQGVYLSKLDTLINVYGFPVPNYLKIDVDGVENKIITGAESLLSNKNLKSILIELDASIEVDLELKNKILSYGFKLKPSYPGQHVGIVMNYIFTREE from the coding sequence ATGAAACTTTTAGGTAGAATAAAAAAATCAATTAAACATATCATATTTGATATATTTAATAATTTATTTAAAAAAGCTTCAAGTTTTAAAGTGGCATTGCATGAGAGAATGTTTCTTATATATGAAATATCACTAGGTGATAATTTGAATTTAAAACTTTATTGCCCAAATATGATTTGTATGTGGAGAGCAAATACTTTTTATTCAAAAGAGCCTGAAACGTTAAATTGGATTTCGTCAATTAAAAAAGGTGAAATTTTTTATGATGTTGGTGCAAATATCGGTTTATATAGTTTGTATGCCGCTAAAATGGGTGTAAAGGTTTTTTCATTTGAGCCAGTAGCTTCAAATTATTGGTTGTTAAATAAGAACACATTTTTAAATTCAATTAAATCTGAAAACATGAAGTGTTATAATTTAGCACTTAGTTCAGAAGATACTTTTGGTTTTATAGACCTAAGTTCTAATGAAGAAGGAAGTGCAATGCACTCAATAGATTTAAATGTTTCAAATAATAGTTTCCGACAGGGAGTTTATTTATCTAAGCTAGATACATTAATAAATGTATATGGTTTTCCAGTACCAAATTATTTAAAAATAGATGTGGATGGTGTTGAAAATAAAATTATTACGGGAGCAGAAAGTTTATTGAGTAATAAAAATTTAAAATCAATTTTAATTGAATTAGATGCTTCTATAGAAGTTGATTTAGAATTAAAGAATAAAATATTATCATATGGATTCAAGTTAAAGCCGAGTTATCCTGGTCAGCATGTGGGCATCGTAATGAACTATATTTTTACAAGAGAAGAATAA
- a CDS encoding DNA-3-methyladenine glycosylase — translation MCQIKKEFFIQNATEVAPKILGMKICRITKNGEFKTGIIVETEAYMQDDPACHAFNGITKRTAPMFEEGGISYVYLIYGIHYCLNIVTGIKGSGQAVLIRAIDLQKSSFEASGPGKLCKYLDIKKDQNGILFSKENNLWLEKGIEVPDNRIGSSHRVGISKGIDYNWRFFIKNNLYVSKLK, via the coding sequence ATGTGCCAAATAAAAAAAGAATTTTTTATTCAAAATGCTACTGAAGTTGCCCCAAAAATATTAGGAATGAAAATTTGTCGAATTACAAAAAACGGTGAATTCAAAACAGGTATCATTGTAGAAACAGAAGCCTATATGCAAGATGATCCTGCGTGCCATGCATTTAATGGAATTACAAAACGTACTGCTCCTATGTTTGAAGAAGGGGGCATTTCTTATGTTTATCTTATATATGGTATACATTATTGTTTAAATATAGTTACTGGAATCAAAGGCAGTGGACAAGCTGTGCTTATTAGAGCTATAGATTTACAAAAGTCTTCTTTTGAAGCGTCTGGTCCTGGTAAATTATGTAAGTACCTTGATATAAAAAAGGATCAAAATGGAATTTTATTTTCGAAAGAAAATAACCTTTGGCTTGAAAAAGGAATCGAAGTTCCTGACAATAGGATTGGAAGTTCCCATAGAGTCGGAATTTCAAAGGGTATAGATTATAATTGGAGGTTTTTTATTAAAAATAATCTTTATGTATCAAAATTAAAATAA
- a CDS encoding pyridoxal-phosphate dependent enzyme: protein MQTKNILEAIGKTPLVKINRLFQKQNVEVYAKCEFLNPGGSVKDRIGYQMVLDAQKSGRIKPGDILIEPTSGNTGIGIALAGAVLGYRVIITLPEKMSKEKQVVLAALGAEIIRTPTEAAFDAPESHISIANKLAKELPNAHVLDQYANPSNCDAHYRFTAQEIIDDLGMVPDYLVAGAGTGGTITGIARKFKELKPSCKIIGCDPVGSILGGGTDVGTYQVEGIGYDFFPKALDVSLIDQWIKTTDEPSFKWARRAIREEGFLCGGSSGTALYGVNEIIDHVPSGSKIVVILPDGIRNYMTKMMDNDWLSKLSFKEAVLKNNVYSK, encoded by the coding sequence ATGCAAACAAAAAATATTTTAGAGGCAATAGGTAAAACTCCATTAGTAAAAATTAATCGCTTATTTCAAAAGCAAAATGTGGAAGTTTATGCAAAATGTGAATTTTTAAATCCAGGTGGTTCTGTAAAAGATCGCATTGGCTATCAAATGGTATTAGATGCTCAAAAGTCCGGACGAATTAAGCCAGGTGATATTTTAATTGAACCAACAAGTGGAAACACAGGAATAGGTATTGCTTTAGCGGGAGCTGTTTTAGGTTATAGAGTTATCATTACTCTGCCTGAAAAAATGAGCAAAGAAAAACAAGTTGTTCTTGCTGCTCTTGGTGCTGAAATTATTAGAACACCTACAGAAGCAGCATTTGATGCTCCTGAAAGCCATATTTCTATTGCAAATAAACTGGCAAAAGAATTGCCAAATGCTCATGTGCTTGATCAATATGCAAATCCATCCAATTGTGATGCTCATTACCGTTTTACAGCTCAAGAAATTATAGATGATTTAGGAATGGTTCCAGATTATTTAGTCGCAGGAGCAGGAACGGGCGGTACTATTACAGGAATAGCAAGAAAATTTAAAGAATTAAAACCATCTTGTAAAATTATCGGGTGTGATCCTGTTGGCAGTATTTTAGGGGGCGGTACAGATGTTGGTACTTACCAAGTTGAGGGTATAGGGTACGACTTTTTTCCAAAGGCATTGGATGTTTCTTTAATTGATCAATGGATTAAAACGACAGATGAGCCTAGTTTTAAATGGGCAAGAAGAGCAATTCGTGAAGAAGGATTTTTATGTGGCGGAAGTTCTGGAACAGCTCTTTATGGAGTAAATGAAATTATTGACCATGTTCCAAGCGGATCAAAAATTGTTGTTATTTTACCAGATGGTATTCGTAACTACATGACAAAAATGATGGATAACGATTGGTTATCTAAATTGAGTTTTAAAGAAGCAGTTTTGAAAAATAATGTTTATTCTAAATAA